The nucleotide sequence AATAATCCTAAAACCAAAAATACAAAAAGTCGATTCCTTCGCAAAATTCCCTAACCTCTTCCCAAGATATTTAAGGGAGCTTTTCAAGAGCATCTGTTTCCAGCAAACCACACAAGCCATGATAAGATCTTCCATTATTGAACAAGAAAAATGATAATTTCGCTAAAGTACCAAACGAAATTCAGTTGCCATTTAAATAATTCCAATTTTTATCTTATAAATTCAATTAAGAAACACTATTTAATAACGGAATTTATTAAATAAACTTCATACTTTAATATGCCGTAAATATACTTAATCACATGATTTTAAACAAAGAAATAGAATAACCATACTTGACACATCACCGAAATGATTTAATATATCGTTTCTTTTAACCAAAATTCAAAAGAGAGACTCATGAAAACATCAGCTTTATTGGCAACTCTGCTAACCGCACTGTCTTTGTCCGCATGTGGCGGCAGCTCTTCTTCTGCTGTTTGCGACGAATACGAAAAAGCCTTTGCCGACATTACTAAAGGCGTTGATGCAGGCACAAAAGACCTGATGCAAAAATCATTTGAGCAAACTAAAGCAGCCTTGAAAGATATGCCTGCTGACCAAAGAGACGCTACCTGTAAAGCTGCTTTGGATGGATTGAAAGGTGATGCCCCTGCCGCTTCTCCTGAAGATAAAGCTGAAGAAGCAAAAGAAGCTGCCGAAGAAGCGAAAGACGCTACTGAAGAAGCCAAAAATGAAGCTGCGGCAGCAAAAGAAGAAGCTAAATAATACGAGACATCTTATAGCGAAAACGGATTCCGACTACTCGGAATCCGTTTTTTTATTTATACCTTTCAATCTGCAATTTGCTTTCAGACGACCTTAAAGGTCGTCTGAAAATTTAAAACGGCAAACCGTCAATTAGATAGCGGCATGCGTGGGTAGCGCACACACAATACCCGTCTGTTTTAAAGTTTATGCTGCCCGCAGCGGGTAGTTTTTTATAGCGTATTCACTCTCCAAAACTCATTACCGCCGTTTCTTTTGTTCCGCCCCAATCCAACGGCAGCCATCCATCCCGCACATAACGGTGAAACGACGAAAACGCCCAATCGCGGACATTGCCACACAATCCATGTTTGACGGGATTGAAATGGATGTAGTCCGCGCAACGTTGCAAATCCGTTTCGTCGCGCACGGTGTGTTCGTAAAAACGCCGTTGACAAATACCGCGTTCGTGCCGCCGCTGTTTGCTGGCAGACAGGTTTTCGGCACGAGGGAAATGGGCGGAGAATTTGGTTTTAATCAGCCGCCAGCGCAGGGAATAATCCGCATCGTCGGGCGGCAGCGTCCAAATGGCATGAATGTGGTTCGTTAGCACGCATACGGCGACGGTTTCAAAGGGATATTGTTTTTACACATCCATATAAGCCGCGCGCGAAGTCGATATGTTCGACAAGCAGGCGCGATTTTGGATCGGCGAGTTTGACGGTGAAAAAGAATGTGCCGCCGGCAATGAAGTTTCTGCGATAACGCGCCATAGGATTTTTGTTTTTTGTTTGGGGGTTAGGGAAGGAATGGTTTGTTGTTTAAGATTCTAGCTTTGTTAAATTTGACGTTTTCAGACGACCTTTGAGGTCGTCTGAAAGCGCTAGCTTCAACGAAGTTAAAAGTTGAAACGGCAAGCCGTCAATCAAGCAACCGCGTGCGTGCGTACCGCACACACCCTACACATTGGTTTTGAAGTTCCGCGTAATTCACAGGTAGGGTGTGTGGCGTAGTCACGCACGCGATCGGTTGAATATCCAGGCTACGGCTTGCTTACTAATTAATTTCATCTATTATAGGCTCAAGAGATTCTTTAATTTTCAGAAGCATACGTTTTAAAACCGAGTTATCCAATTTACAAATATCATCTGCTAATTTTTGTTTTTTTAAAACAGGAATAGTAACTTTTCTATTCCTACCCAATCCTGTTGGATATTCTTTCTCGTCTTCTTCAAAATAATCATCCATACAAAAATCAGTAGAGAATTCGATTAAATTCTCAATTCCACGAGTGATGTTTTTAGCATTGTTTTTGTTAAACTCGTGTGTCTTAACAAGTATTTTGTTTTCAATAGCAAATTTAGTTTGTTTTTCTGATAAATTTTTCCCATCATCGTTATCAAATAGAATACAAATTTTTTGTTTATATATAGTATGATTATCAGATAAGAATTCTAATGCTTTTTGTAGATTGCTTTCGCCACTTCCATTGTTTTTATTGGCTTTATAGCTACCAATAAACTTAACTTCAATATTATTTGCAGGCAAGTTAAATGTATCAATTGTTTTTTCAATATATTGCTTATCAGTTTTTCCTTCAACAAAAATAATATTTTTTTCTGTGACAAACATTTCTGTTGGTAATTTAAAAGCAGACTTAATTAATTCAGGTGATGTATAGTTATAAAATTCATTAGACTGTTTTTTCCTTACATTTCCATATTCATCGCGTTCAAGAATAACAACCTTATCTGTATCCAGATTAATATTGTGCAAAATAAAAGGCGAATGAGTTACTACAAATAATTGTGCTTCTAACTGATTAGTTATCTGATTAGTTAAAATATTTTTATAGAAATCTAAAATCTTAATTTGCCAATCAGGATGTAGACTAATTTCAGGCTCATCAATAAATACAATAGGATCTTCTAGGACTTTCTGATTTTGTAATAAAAATGAGCCTCGATAAATAATTTGTTTTTCACCTGAACTTAAATCATCAATGGAAATTTCTTGATTATTACGTAAATCTTCGAAAATAATTTGATGACTACCCTCCAATACATCTGATTTAACCATTTTTTTATTTTCAATTATTTTTTCAAAAGCTGATTTAAACCTGTTTATTTTTAGATCTAAATTAGCTCTGATTTCCCCACATTTTTTCTCAGGATTGCTGTTGTTTATCGCATTAGCTATTTTTGAATTATCTTGGCTGTATAAATCAATTAGTAACTGCTTTAGTATAGTAGGTGAATTTACTTTACTTCGAATGAGTTTCTCATGTTGAATATCATCAACTTGACTAGCTGTAATATTATAAATACCACTTGATTCAAAATTAATTTCAGTGTCTGAAAATATGCCTCTAATTTTATTTATATTATTTATGTAACTAAGTAAGTGAATATTCACATTATGGTTTAGTAAAGATTGCATTTCATTTTGATAAATGTTGCAATAATACTCACTTTTTTTAGTATTAAATTCTATTTTAATAACAAATTTATCTATTGATAATAGGGGTTTTAACTCTTCTTCAGAAATGCCTCTAAATAAAGTCTCTTCCATTTCTTTTTTCGAAAATTCAAATTCATAACTTCCCTGACCCAATAACTCACTAACTTCCTGATTGTTAATAGGTAGTTTTATTAACTCATATAATGTATTTAGTAAAACAGTTTTTCCAGCACCATTTTCTCCTGCAAAAATGATGGTATTAAAAACTTGGGAACTTTCATTAATAAATGAAAGTTCTAAATCTTTAAAAATAAAGTGATTTGTAAAATTTACTTTACGCAATTTCATTTTTTTGTCCTTTTAATATTCTTTTCAAATACTTACCAGTATAACTTCCCTTAACCTTCGCCACCTGCTCTGGACTGCCTTCAGCAATAATCCTCCCCCCCCCATCTCCCCCCTCGGGCCCCAAGTCCACAATCCAATCCGCGGTTTTAATTACATCCAGATTATGCTCGATAATCACAATAGAGTTGCCTTTGCCTTTCAGACGACCTATGACTTCCAGCAGCAGGGCGATGTCGGCGAAGTGCAGGCCGGTGGTCGGTTCGTCGAGGATGTAGAGCGTTCTGCCGGTGTCGCGTTTGGAGAGTTCTAGGGCGAGTTTGACGCGCTGGGCTTCGCCGCCGGAGAGGGTGGTGGCGGACTGTCCGAGGCGGATGTAGCCTAGGCCTACGTCCATCAGGGTTTGCAGTTTGCGCGATACGGTGGGGACGGCGTCGAAAAATTCGCGGGCTTCTTCGACGGTCATGTCGAGGACTTGGCTGATGTTTTTGCCTTTGTATTGGATTTCGAGCGTTTCGCGGTTGTAACGTTTGCCGTGACAGACTTCGCAGGGGACGTACACGTCGGGCAGGAAGTGCATTTCGACTTTAATCACGCCGTCGCCTTGGCAGGCTTCGCAGCGGCCGCCTTTGACGTTGAAGGAGAATCTGCCGACGTTGTAGCCGCGTTCGCGCGAGAGGGGTACGCCGGCGAAGAGTTCGCGGATGGGGGTGAACAGGCCGGTGTAGGTGGCGGGGTTGGAGCGCGGGGTGCGGCCGATGGGGGATTGGTCGACGTTGATGACTTTGTCGAGGTGTTCGAGGCCGCGGATGTCGTCGTATGGGGCGGGTTCTTCTTGGGCGCGGTTGAGTTCGCGGGCGGTGATTTTGGCGAGGGTGTCGTTAATCAGGGTAGATTTGCCGCTGCCGGATACGCCGGTGATGCAGGTAATCAAACCGAGCGGCAGTTCGAGGGTGACGTTTTTGAGGTTGTTGCCGCGCGCGCCTTTGAGGACGAGCATCCGGTCGGGATTGACGGGCGTGCGTTCAGACGGCACGGCAATGGATTTTTTGCCGCTGAGGTATTGTCCGGTAACGGAGTTTTCGCATTTGGCGACGTTTTCGGGCGTGTCGGCAATCAGTACGTTGCCGCCGTGTTCTCCTGCGCCGGGGCCCATATCGACGACGAAATCGGCTTCGCGGATGGCGTCTTCGTCGTGTTCGACCACAATCACGCTGTTGCCCAAATCGCGCAGACGTTTGAGGGTGGCGAGCAGGCGGTCGTTGTCGCGCTGGTGCAGGCCGATGGAGGGTTCGTCCAAAACGTACATCACGCCGGTCAGGCCGCTGCCGATTTGGCTGGCGAGGCGGATGCGCTGGGCTTCGCCGCCGGAAAGGGTTTCGGCGGAGCGGCTCAAGTTCAGGTAATCCAGCCCGACGTTGATCAGGAAGCCGAGCCGCTCGGTGATTTCTTTGAGGATTTTTTCGGCGATTTGTTTTTTGTTGCCGTCCAAATCCAGCGTTTCAAAGAATTGGTGGGTTTTGGTGAGCGGCCAGGCGGAGACTTCGTGCAAGGGTTCGCCACTGACGTAAACGTAGCGCGCTTCTTTGCGCAAACGTGCGCCGCCGCAGCTTGGGCAGGCGCGGTGGTTTTGGTATTCGCGCAGTTTTTCGCGCACGGTTTCGCTGTCGGTTTCGCGGTAGCGGCGTTCGAGATTGGGGATGATGCCTTCGAAGGCGTGGCTGCGGTTGAAGGTGGTGCCGCGTTCGGATAGGTAGGTGAAATCAATGACTTCTTTGCCCGAGCCGTGCAACACGACTTTTTTCACTTTTTCAGGCAGCGTTTCCCAAGCAGCCTGCACATCGAAACCGTAATGCCGCGCCAGCGACTGAATCATTTGGAAATAGAACTGGTTGCGCTTGTCCCAACCGTCAATCGCGCCCGTTGCCAGCGACAGTTCGGGATGGGCGACCACTTTTTCGGGATCAAAGAAATTGGTGTTGCCCAAGCCGTCGCAAGTCGGGCAGGAGCCCATCGGGTTGTTGAACGAAAAGAGGCGCGGTTCCAATTCGGGCAGGCTGTACGAACACACGGGGCAGGCGAAACGCGCGGAAAACCAATGTTCTTCGCCGCTATCCATCTCCATTGCCAGCGCGCGCTCGTTGCCGTGGCGCAGCGCGGTTTCAAAACTTTCCGCCAGCCGCTGCTTGATGTCCGCCTTCACTTTCACGCGGTCGATGACCACGTCGATATTGTGCTTGATGTTTTTTTCCAGCTTCGGCACTTCGTCCAACTGATAGACCTCGCCGTCCACGCGCACCCGCGCAAAACCCTGCGCCTGCAAGTCGGCAAAGAAATCGACAAACTCGCCCTTACGCTCTCGCACCGCCGGCGCCAAAATCATCACGCGCGTGTCTTCCGGCAGCTTCAAGACGGCATCGACCATCTGCGATACGGTTTGGCTCGACAGCGGCAAATTGTGTTCGGGGCAATACGGCGTGCCGACGCGGGCGTACAAAAGGCGCAGGTAATCATGGATTTCCGTTACCGTGCCGACGGTGGAACGCGGGTTATGGCTGGTAGATTTCTGCTCGATGGAAATCGCGGGCGACAGACCTTCGATCAAATCGACATCGGGCTTGTCCATCATCTGCAAAAATTGCCGTGCATAGGCGGAAAGGCTCTCGACATAACGCCGCTGTCCTTCGGCATACAACGTGTCAAACGCCAGCGACGACTTGCCGCTGCCCGACAGCCCCGTAACCACCACCAGCTTGTGGCGCGGAATGTCCAAATCAACGTTTTTCAAATTATGCGTGCGCGCGCCGCGGATGCGGATGGTGTCGTTGTCGCGGGCTTCTGAGTGGGGAGTTTTGCTGTCGTTTTGATGATGGTGGTTACACATGGTCGGACTGCCTTAAGCGGCTAAAATAAAACGGCTATTGTAACACTTTTCGCTTGGGTTTCAGATTGCGGGAGGTCGTCTGAAAAGCGGAGGAGACAGGTTTTCAGACGACCTTCTTTCGCATCCCGTCTGAAAAACGGGCGCACCCGCTAAAAGCGTATCGGATTCCGTTATAATGGCAGCGATTTGAATAAAATTTGAATAGAAAAGGATTAATTTATGAACCGTCTGTACCCCCACCCGATTATCGCCCGCGAGGGCTGGCCGTTTATCGGCGGCGGTTTGGTATTGAGTTTGCTGGTGTCTGCCTGCTGCGGCTGGTGGTCGCTGCCGTTTTGGATTTTCACCGTATTTGCCCTGCAATTTTTCCGCGACCCCTCCCGCGAAATCCCGCAAGACCCCGAAGCGATTTTAAGCCCCGTTGACGGACGTATCGTCGTCGTCGAACGCGCGCGCGATCCTTACCGTGATACCGAAGCGTTGAAAATCAGCGTGTTCATGAACGTCTTCAACGTCCACTCGCAAAAATCGCCTGCCGACTGCACCGTAACCGCCGTCGAATACAATAAAGGCAAATTTCTCAACGCCGATTTGGACAAAGCCAGTACCGAAAACGAACGCAACGCCGTACTGGCGACCACTGCTTCAGGTCGCGAAATCACCTTCGTCCAAGTCGCAGGCTTGGTTGCCCGCCGCATTTTGTGTTACACCAAAGTGGGTGAAAAATTGACCCGTGGCGAACGCTACGGTTTTATCCGCTTCGGTTCGCGCGTCGATATGTATCTGCCGGTTGATGCGCAGGCACAAGTTGCCATCGGCGACAAAGTAACCGGCGTGCGCACTGTTTTGGCGCGCCTGCCGCTCCAAGCTCCTGAAACTGCGGCACCGACTGAAACCACAACAGCCGCACAAACGGAAACAACCGCTCCGGCGCAAACCGCTGCCGAAGTTGCTCAATCCGAAATCGAAGCGGCTGCCGATAAAGTCCGCAATGCCGCAGAGCAGGCTTTAAAAGATTAACATTCCCACAAACAAAAAAGGTCGTCTGAAAATGAGTTGAGCGGGTCGCGCTCAAACTTTTCAGACGACCTTTTTAAATAAACTTCTCGCGGTTTATAGCCGTTTTCACGTGCCCAAGCTGCCAGCGTC is from Neisseria sicca and encodes:
- a CDS encoding DUF5339 family protein, with the protein product MKTSALLATLLTALSLSACGGSSSSAVCDEYEKAFADITKGVDAGTKDLMQKSFEQTKAALKDMPADQRDATCKAALDGLKGDAPAASPEDKAEEAKEAAEEAKDATEEAKNEAAAAKEEAK
- a CDS encoding REP-associated tyrosine transposase, with product MLTNHIHAIWTLPPDDADYSLRWRLIKTKFSAHFPRAENLSASKQRRHERGICQRRFYEHTVRDETDLQRCADYIHFNPVKHGLCGNVRDWAFSSFHRYVRDGWLPLDWGGTKETAVMSFGE
- a CDS encoding AAA family ATPase codes for the protein MKLRKVNFTNHFIFKDLELSFINESSQVFNTIIFAGENGAGKTVLLNTLYELIKLPINNQEVSELLGQGSYEFEFSKKEMEETLFRGISEEELKPLLSIDKFVIKIEFNTKKSEYYCNIYQNEMQSLLNHNVNIHLLSYINNINKIRGIFSDTEINFESSGIYNITASQVDDIQHEKLIRSKVNSPTILKQLLIDLYSQDNSKIANAINNSNPEKKCGEIRANLDLKINRFKSAFEKIIENKKMVKSDVLEGSHQIIFEDLRNNQEISIDDLSSGEKQIIYRGSFLLQNQKVLEDPIVFIDEPEISLHPDWQIKILDFYKNILTNQITNQLEAQLFVVTHSPFILHNINLDTDKVVILERDEYGNVRKKQSNEFYNYTSPELIKSAFKLPTEMFVTEKNIIFVEGKTDKQYIEKTIDTFNLPANNIEVKFIGSYKANKNNGSGESNLQKALEFLSDNHTIYKQKICILFDNDDGKNLSEKQTKFAIENKILVKTHEFNKNNAKNITRGIENLIEFSTDFCMDDYFEEDEKEYPTGLGRNRKVTIPVLKKQKLADDICKLDNSVLKRMLLKIKESLEPIIDEIN
- the uvrA gene encoding excinuclease ABC subunit UvrA; this translates as MCNHHHQNDSKTPHSEARDNDTIRIRGARTHNLKNVDLDIPRHKLVVVTGLSGSGKSSLAFDTLYAEGQRRYVESLSAYARQFLQMMDKPDVDLIEGLSPAISIEQKSTSHNPRSTVGTVTEIHDYLRLLYARVGTPYCPEHNLPLSSQTVSQMVDAVLKLPEDTRVMILAPAVRERKGEFVDFFADLQAQGFARVRVDGEVYQLDEVPKLEKNIKHNIDVVIDRVKVKADIKQRLAESFETALRHGNERALAMEMDSGEEHWFSARFACPVCSYSLPELEPRLFSFNNPMGSCPTCDGLGNTNFFDPEKVVAHPELSLATGAIDGWDKRNQFYFQMIQSLARHYGFDVQAAWETLPEKVKKVVLHGSGKEVIDFTYLSERGTTFNRSHAFEGIIPNLERRYRETDSETVREKLREYQNHRACPSCGGARLRKEARYVYVSGEPLHEVSAWPLTKTHQFFETLDLDGNKKQIAEKILKEITERLGFLINVGLDYLNLSRSAETLSGGEAQRIRLASQIGSGLTGVMYVLDEPSIGLHQRDNDRLLATLKRLRDLGNSVIVVEHDEDAIREADFVVDMGPGAGEHGGNVLIADTPENVAKCENSVTGQYLSGKKSIAVPSERTPVNPDRMLVLKGARGNNLKNVTLELPLGLITCITGVSGSGKSTLINDTLAKITARELNRAQEEPAPYDDIRGLEHLDKVINVDQSPIGRTPRSNPATYTGLFTPIRELFAGVPLSRERGYNVGRFSFNVKGGRCEACQGDGVIKVEMHFLPDVYVPCEVCHGKRYNRETLEIQYKGKNISQVLDMTVEEAREFFDAVPTVSRKLQTLMDVGLGYIRLGQSATTLSGGEAQRVKLALELSKRDTGRTLYILDEPTTGLHFADIALLLEVIGRLKGKGNSIVIIEHNLDVIKTADWIVDLGPEGGDGGGRIIAEGSPEQVAKVKGSYTGKYLKRILKGQKNEIA
- a CDS encoding phosphatidylserine decarboxylase: MNRLYPHPIIAREGWPFIGGGLVLSLLVSACCGWWSLPFWIFTVFALQFFRDPSREIPQDPEAILSPVDGRIVVVERARDPYRDTEALKISVFMNVFNVHSQKSPADCTVTAVEYNKGKFLNADLDKASTENERNAVLATTASGREITFVQVAGLVARRILCYTKVGEKLTRGERYGFIRFGSRVDMYLPVDAQAQVAIGDKVTGVRTVLARLPLQAPETAAPTETTTAAQTETTAPAQTAAEVAQSEIEAAADKVRNAAEQALKD